One window of Chamaesiphon minutus PCC 6605 genomic DNA carries:
- a CDS encoding vWA domain-containing protein, which produces MQQTIDLNCNFDPAVLPTGTGLTTQILMRLRSALPELPRRNLNLSLAIDRSGSMAGSALFHALKAAESIVDQLAASDTFSIVTYDDKVDTVVPPQSVSDKAALKSAIRRVRAGGLTNLSGGWLKGCEHIKTRLDPQCINRVLLLTDGHANVGITSPTVLTTTSGQKAEEGITTTTLGFGQGFNEDLLIGMARAANGNFYFIQSIDEASEVFRIELDSLRAVVGQNLTVTIEFAPGVSLVDTLSLAQVSQNNTGATVLTLGDLYEGEDKLLGLSLNIANAPIGRLAVMKVHYTAEIVRDGAIERVAGTTDIFATVGSIEESANSASSDVMLELSHLTIAKAKETALTLAEQGHRQAAEQALRKVLKDLHDRGLNENFEIAEEIEQLEYFATRIAQGGLGNAGRKELLDQSYQALSRNRSDLSGRGTTAGDEVATLPTTSEVGSGIELHCVREGGKLKIKVISDGYDRTKNVQFPRAIRAEGARYTVEELKLAEGGFYRVQGNISRLTKPGEVDIFAASSNRSRAMPTGKASKGTATAADLPTTDTVGDGVLVQCVKEGSKLRARVVADGYDPDWNMRFPRSVREEGMLYVVDEIKTGPDGKSYIACGEVKRFVQPVSAS; this is translated from the coding sequence ATGCAACAGACGATCGATCTAAACTGTAATTTCGACCCCGCAGTCTTACCGACTGGTACGGGATTAACTACACAGATCCTCATGCGGCTGCGCTCTGCTTTGCCAGAATTACCGCGTCGCAATCTAAATCTGTCACTGGCGATCGATCGATCTGGTTCGATGGCAGGTTCGGCACTATTTCACGCCCTCAAAGCGGCTGAATCGATCGTAGACCAATTAGCAGCTAGCGATACCTTTTCGATCGTCACCTACGATGATAAAGTCGATACGGTCGTACCGCCCCAATCCGTGAGCGATAAAGCCGCCCTCAAATCAGCAATCCGACGAGTGCGTGCTGGCGGACTGACAAATTTATCTGGCGGGTGGCTCAAAGGTTGCGAACATATCAAAACTCGCCTCGATCCGCAATGCATCAACCGAGTGTTATTACTCACCGACGGACATGCAAATGTCGGAATTACCTCACCCACGGTGCTGACGACGACATCGGGACAAAAAGCCGAAGAAGGAATTACCACTACAACTCTAGGCTTCGGGCAAGGTTTCAACGAAGATTTATTGATTGGCATGGCCAGAGCCGCCAATGGTAACTTCTACTTTATCCAAAGTATCGACGAAGCCAGCGAAGTTTTTAGGATCGAATTGGACAGTTTGCGCGCCGTCGTCGGTCAAAATTTGACAGTGACGATCGAATTCGCTCCAGGCGTGAGCCTCGTCGATACCTTGAGCTTGGCTCAAGTCAGCCAGAATAATACCGGGGCGACAGTATTGACATTGGGCGATCTCTATGAGGGTGAGGATAAACTCTTAGGCTTGAGCCTGAATATCGCCAACGCCCCGATCGGGCGATTGGCAGTGATGAAAGTACACTATACTGCCGAGATCGTCCGAGATGGGGCGATCGAGCGCGTTGCTGGTACTACAGATATTTTTGCCACCGTCGGCTCGATCGAAGAATCGGCAAATTCGGCCTCTAGCGATGTCATGTTAGAGTTAAGCCATCTGACGATCGCTAAAGCCAAAGAAACTGCCCTCACCCTCGCCGAGCAAGGCCATCGTCAAGCCGCCGAACAGGCACTAAGAAAGGTACTCAAAGATCTACACGATCGCGGACTCAACGAGAATTTTGAAATTGCCGAAGAAATCGAGCAACTAGAGTATTTCGCCACTCGGATCGCTCAAGGCGGCTTGGGCAATGCCGGACGTAAGGAACTATTGGATCAAAGCTACCAAGCCCTCAGCCGCAATCGTAGCGATCTATCGGGACGCGGTACCACCGCAGGCGATGAAGTTGCTACCTTACCGACAACTAGTGAAGTCGGTAGCGGGATCGAGTTGCACTGCGTCCGCGAAGGCGGCAAACTGAAAATTAAGGTGATTTCCGATGGTTACGATCGCACCAAAAATGTGCAATTTCCACGGGCAATTCGCGCCGAGGGCGCGCGTTATACTGTAGAAGAGTTAAAACTAGCCGAGGGCGGTTTCTATCGGGTACAGGGCAATATTTCGCGATTGACCAAACCAGGAGAAGTAGATATCTTCGCGGCTAGTAGCAATCGATCGCGCGCTATGCCGACAGGTAAAGCATCCAAAGGTACGGCGACTGCTGCCGATCTGCCCACAACCGACACCGTAGGCGATGGCGTGTTGGTACAGTGTGTCAAAGAAGGCAGCAAATTACGCGCCAGAGTAGTGGCGGATGGGTACGATCCAGATTGGAATATGCGATTTCCGCGATCGGTGCGGGAGGAAGGGATGCTATATGTAGTAGATGAGATTAAAACTGGCCCCGATGGTAAGTCTTATATTGCTTGTGGTGAGGTGAAACGTTTCGTTCAGCCAGTTAGTGCTTCGTAA
- a CDS encoding DUF6671 family protein, with protein MELYKDVEIVLTTKHEKAKAIEPAFSEILGARIRSLDLDTDTLGTFAGEVERKGNALECVKQKCAWGMEQVRADYGLASEGSFGPHPAIPFVRVDTELLYFIDRQRDIGLHLTEISTDTNYQMKTIASIEELQKFARDARFPSHALVLRPNSAIRGTLLFKGIQQLDELIDAFKDCVRQSADRLAWVETDMRAHLNPSRMQAIARLARKLATRLSNVCPECHAPGWGMVDVEVGLECSWCASKTENVKFEIYGCTKCAYQEKCLPAHGLKKADPAYCSRCNP; from the coding sequence ATGGAGCTTTATAAAGATGTCGAAATTGTTCTTACCACCAAGCACGAGAAAGCCAAAGCGATCGAGCCTGCTTTTTCGGAGATTTTGGGTGCGCGGATTCGATCGCTAGATTTAGATACGGATACTCTTGGCACTTTTGCTGGGGAGGTAGAAAGAAAAGGTAATGCTCTGGAGTGCGTTAAACAGAAATGCGCGTGGGGGATGGAACAAGTTAGAGCTGACTACGGGCTGGCAAGTGAGGGGAGTTTTGGCCCGCATCCGGCTATTCCTTTCGTTCGAGTTGATACCGAACTTCTTTATTTTATAGATCGCCAGCGAGATATCGGCCTTCATCTCACCGAAATATCCACAGATACAAACTATCAGATGAAGACGATTGCCTCGATCGAGGAATTGCAAAAATTTGCTCGGGACGCACGATTTCCATCACATGCCCTGGTCTTGCGACCGAATTCGGCCATCAGAGGCACACTACTATTTAAGGGTATTCAGCAACTAGACGAACTAATTGACGCTTTTAAAGATTGCGTTCGACAATCCGCAGACCGCCTAGCCTGGGTAGAGACAGATATGCGCGCGCATCTCAATCCATCAAGAATGCAAGCGATCGCTAGATTAGCGCGTAAACTGGCTACCAGGCTGTCGAATGTCTGCCCAGAATGCCATGCCCCTGGCTGGGGGATGGTTGATGTGGAAGTGGGGCTTGAATGTTCTTGGTGTGCCTCAAAAACGGAGAATGTCAAGTTTGAGATTTATGGCTGTACGAAATGCGCGTACCAAGAGAAATGTCTGCCCGCTCATGGTCTAAAAAAAGCCGATCCAGCTTATTGTTCGCGCTGTAATCCCTAA
- a CDS encoding tyrosine-type recombinase/integrase, translating into MVTTTEQQTPAVVEIDCDELISVFTNFLQFDVANGGASGDTIVTYWTQVKQYLDWCRHNQLDPRAATRETIKIYRWWLAEQRGYKPNTIAVKLTAVSRLYDAAVEYGLMGGNPAWGVKPPTESIDPAAKITYLEQDEATVLLKSVAQPLGGIDTPTPLKNLRDKLLLGVMTLEGTRTVEMHRLNIGDVVRQGERVGVKVSSKRHMRVVPLTPQLAQLMEAYLTARRAAGFDAMVDSPLLVNLSNFGRGERLSRRGIRQVVDKYLQATNLKYMEGRTLSAHSLRHTAGTLALRNGATLRQVQDLLGHADPRTTAIYAHVGDRWENNPALKVGIDLL; encoded by the coding sequence ATGGTCACTACCACCGAGCAACAGACTCCAGCAGTTGTCGAAATAGATTGCGATGAATTGATAAGCGTCTTCACCAACTTCTTACAATTTGATGTAGCTAATGGTGGTGCCAGTGGTGATACGATCGTCACGTACTGGACACAGGTCAAACAGTATCTAGATTGGTGTCGTCACAATCAGCTCGATCCGCGTGCGGCAACGCGGGAGACGATTAAGATTTATCGGTGGTGGTTGGCAGAACAGCGAGGGTATAAGCCAAACACGATCGCGGTGAAATTGACAGCAGTCAGTCGGTTGTACGATGCAGCGGTAGAATATGGATTAATGGGGGGTAATCCCGCATGGGGAGTGAAACCACCCACAGAATCGATCGATCCGGCAGCGAAGATTACTTATCTCGAACAGGATGAAGCTACAGTATTGCTCAAATCGGTGGCGCAGCCGTTAGGCGGCATCGATACCCCCACGCCATTGAAAAACCTGCGGGATAAATTATTGCTGGGTGTGATGACACTCGAAGGGACGCGCACGGTAGAGATGCATCGGCTGAATATTGGCGATGTGGTGCGTCAAGGGGAACGGGTGGGGGTGAAAGTTAGTAGTAAGCGACACATGCGGGTGGTGCCCCTGACTCCCCAGTTAGCACAGTTAATGGAGGCGTATTTAACCGCGCGGCGGGCTGCGGGATTTGATGCGATGGTAGATAGTCCGCTGTTAGTCAATCTCAGTAATTTCGGTCGCGGAGAGCGGTTATCGCGGCGGGGGATTCGGCAGGTGGTGGATAAATATCTCCAAGCGACAAATCTCAAGTATATGGAGGGACGGACGCTTTCAGCTCATAGTTTGCGGCATACAGCGGGGACATTAGCCCTGCGGAATGGGGCAACATTGAGACAGGTACAGGATTTGTTGGGTCATGCCGATCCGCGTACTACGGCGATTTATGCTCATGTGGGGGACAGATGGGAAAATAATCCAGCGTTGAAAGTTGGGATCGATCTGCTTTAG
- a CDS encoding IS4 family transposase, producing MTSRRRSNRDHAKKNHQPGVEDEIIAAQVEALLTPAIFNQSHYYRQLGLRNRLLNLPLMMAAVLTLLWRNVPGVRELSRMLGREGFLWCEPTQVSQQAIAQRFLTFPSELFERVFKELLPEFRVKWHQRKQRLLPQSIEFAQAKFERIWACDGSTLEAIFKKLDSLSDVPIGQLAGKMGVVIDLVTRLPIEIWFRENPKASDVNFEKDILNLVTSGTLLLLDRGFYHFQFWQELINRDIHFITRLKKGASLQIERVFSNSYSIRDRIVRMGSGTKKTPYITVRLVEIKVGKVWYSYLTSVLDPLNLPPYVVADLYGRRWRIEEAFNTVKRLLGLSYLWTGSVNGIKLQMWGTWLFYAVLVDLGDAVADELSLPFDRISLEMIYRGLYHFHVAHHKGLAANPVTYFAAPENQDLGIVKTVRKPNVKLIIAPFPDSMSRTDNFFFDSSPQARLTSAIAS from the coding sequence ATGACCAGCCGCCGAAGAAGTAACCGCGACCACGCCAAAAAGAACCACCAACCAGGTGTGGAAGATGAGATCATCGCCGCTCAAGTAGAGGCTTTATTGACACCAGCAATTTTCAATCAAAGTCATTACTACCGACAATTAGGGCTGAGAAATCGGCTGTTAAATTTACCCTTGATGATGGCAGCAGTGCTGACGCTACTGTGGCGGAATGTGCCAGGAGTCAGAGAACTAAGCCGAATGTTAGGGCGAGAAGGATTTTTGTGGTGTGAGCCAACACAAGTAAGTCAACAGGCGATTGCACAAAGATTTCTGACCTTTCCATCTGAGTTATTTGAGAGAGTGTTTAAGGAATTACTGCCAGAATTTAGAGTGAAGTGGCACCAGAGAAAACAGCGATTGTTGCCACAAAGCATTGAATTTGCTCAAGCAAAATTTGAGCGGATTTGGGCATGTGATGGCTCCACATTGGAAGCGATATTCAAGAAATTAGATAGCTTATCTGATGTGCCAATCGGACAACTAGCGGGAAAAATGGGAGTAGTCATAGATTTGGTGACGAGATTGCCGATTGAAATCTGGTTTAGAGAAAATCCCAAAGCTTCAGATGTTAATTTTGAGAAAGATATCCTGAATTTAGTAACATCGGGCACTTTATTGCTCTTGGATCGAGGCTTCTATCATTTCCAATTTTGGCAAGAATTAATTAACAGAGATATTCATTTTATTACTCGATTAAAAAAAGGTGCATCGCTACAGATAGAGCGAGTATTTAGCAATAGTTATAGTATCCGTGACCGAATAGTGCGGATGGGGTCTGGCACCAAAAAGACTCCATATATAACTGTAAGATTAGTCGAAATTAAAGTGGGTAAAGTCTGGTATTCTTATCTAACTAGTGTACTCGACCCATTGAATCTTCCTCCCTATGTAGTCGCCGATTTGTACGGAAGACGGTGGCGAATTGAAGAGGCTTTTAATACTGTTAAACGATTGCTCGGGTTGAGTTATTTATGGACTGGTTCAGTTAATGGAATTAAATTACAGATGTGGGGGACTTGGCTGTTTTATGCAGTTCTAGTCGATTTAGGTGATGCTGTAGCTGATGAATTATCTCTCCCATTCGACCGCATTTCTTTAGAGATGATTTATCGAGGTCTTTATCACTTTCATGTAGCTCATCATAAAGGTTTAGCTGCCAATCCAGTCACCTATTTTGCTGCCCCAGAGAATCAAGATTTAGGTATTGTTAAAACTGTTCGTAAACCTAATGTTAAGTTAATTATTGCACCTTTTCCTGATTCTATGAGTCGAACAGACAATTTTTTCTTCGACTCATCGCCTCAAGCCCGCTTGACAAGTGCGATCGCTTCTTAA
- a CDS encoding Nif11-like leader peptide family natural product precursor, which yields MSLSNARSFDRLVKDSPALQSQIEQMRSPIELIALARAEGVELTMEDMREIAQTAYHAWVITLDPPMRSFFELAQQSEELNQELKQCQSLPAAIDLANRNGFALAADDFQQAAIAAAAIPGFSFEKLWFRNLGLL from the coding sequence ATGTCCTTATCAAATGCTCGATCGTTCGATCGCTTAGTCAAAGACTCCCCAGCACTCCAATCGCAGATAGAACAGATGCGATCGCCGATCGAATTAATCGCTCTCGCTAGAGCCGAAGGTGTCGAATTAACAATGGAAGACATGCGAGAAATCGCCCAAACCGCTTACCATGCCTGGGTAATCACCCTCGATCCGCCAATGCGGAGTTTCTTCGAGTTGGCGCAACAATCGGAAGAACTAAATCAAGAACTGAAGCAATGTCAATCTCTACCAGCCGCTATCGATCTAGCTAACCGCAACGGATTTGCACTCGCCGCCGATGACTTTCAACAAGCAGCAATAGCCGCCGCTGCAATTCCTGGGTTTAGCTTTGAGAAGCTGTGGTTTAGAAACCTGGGATTGCTATAA
- a CDS encoding helix-turn-helix domain-containing protein has product MAGKTSITIAQSLEEITARLHQASQPIVKERLQVLYWLKQEKAPSISKIAKAIGRHRGTLQEWLRIYRTGGLAALESVKSSPGGGNRVIPTWAEESLSKRLQDPENGFDSYGAVQEWLSETLGVEAEYHAVYQMTRYRLKAKLKVARPQHYKQDRDSRLAFKKT; this is encoded by the coding sequence ATGGCAGGAAAAACCTCAATTACGATCGCACAGAGCTTAGAAGAAATAACCGCAAGATTACATCAAGCCAGCCAGCCGATAGTCAAGGAAAGGCTCCAGGTACTCTACTGGCTCAAACAAGAGAAGGCACCCAGCATCAGCAAGATTGCTAAAGCAATTGGGAGACATCGAGGGACATTACAAGAATGGTTAAGAATCTATCGCACCGGAGGATTGGCAGCATTAGAAAGTGTCAAAAGTAGCCCAGGCGGGGGCAATCGGGTAATTCCGACCTGGGCAGAAGAGTCGTTGTCAAAACGATTACAAGATCCAGAAAATGGATTTGATAGCTATGGAGCAGTCCAGGAATGGTTGTCCGAAACGTTAGGCGTCGAAGCAGAGTATCATGCGGTTTATCAAATGACCCGCTATCGGCTCAAAGCCAAGCTGAAAGTAGCACGACCACAACATTACAAGCAAGATCGGGACAGCCGTTTGGCTTTTAAAAAAACTTAG
- a CDS encoding IS630 family transposase: MELLSLFDRQNERPLRYFVQDESRFGLKTLIGRLLTACGIKPIGEWQWLFKAFWLYGAVEPATGESFFLQFSHVDTECFQRFLDEFAKIYPDSLNVIQVDNGRFHTSKKLVIPENIILIFQPPYCPELNPIEHLWQYLKADLRWASVKTLEELQIKVGQLLAELTPEIIASITGYPFILDALSVVNTI, encoded by the coding sequence TTGGAACTGTTAAGTTTATTCGATCGCCAGAATGAGCGACCTTTAAGGTATTTTGTTCAAGATGAAAGTCGGTTTGGACTCAAAACGTTAATTGGTAGATTGCTGACGGCTTGCGGCATTAAACCGATTGGAGAATGGCAATGGCTATTTAAGGCATTTTGGCTATATGGGGCGGTTGAACCAGCCACAGGAGAGTCTTTTTTTCTGCAATTCTCTCATGTCGATACCGAGTGCTTTCAACGGTTTTTGGATGAATTTGCCAAGATTTATCCAGATAGTCTCAATGTTATTCAAGTTGACAATGGTCGTTTTCATACCAGCAAGAAATTGGTGATACCAGAAAATATTATCCTGATATTTCAACCACCTTATTGCCCAGAACTAAATCCAATTGAGCACTTGTGGCAATATCTCAAAGCTGATCTACGATGGGCTTCAGTCAAAACTCTGGAAGAACTTCAAATCAAGGTAGGGCAACTTTTGGCAGAACTAACTCCTGAAATCATTGCGAGTATTACCGGATATCCATTCATTTTAGATGCACTATCTGTCGTCAACACCATTTAA
- a CDS encoding RNaseH domain-containing protein — translation MPKKNSSPVALPARMDLAIDSLSDMRIVVLKFPFSKEVQDFCRDIQQVLRSNAKVYAPYRQLNNAILACTSTLTYGFESSMPIDYIPQRQALAVGKSMESIATPAQIYQLIYIWAKNWTTQFLNKQANKDEFRSVCDRFLAAIERIPSDWQWEYIQPETLIKDINTQNGLGYQAIPSLLVSLLHEQTCTISSGAREQTIVWRKVQGDGSTKIGLHLVSQPFKATYYIDDSDDEKEGFFAYRLDFYLQTQAGRLNSAGHLKPWIFVNLSCQRYAHEPLVKNNHGRDISILMGMNKARLDEYPIDSTLVRLTVENNASKPWQEQLPDVLTAFKARPLVSPIDILNDPIKFGNLDYIDNWKQDEYYIVHAEGYGYRQESQKGRGHGHSIKTGFSLKERADIINQIIQLLDGILIPDRSMECDVPTPSGKKLPLAMSDYESHRTSLNPSEIKKNAQTEGEKETYIKAEQIIVASAIKPSFDRKRIYILIIYQERHTRELVRQQLHKAFLIKEDDDFPAHINVIDIFIDNSHLLEKLTVSGLPSINKDFDKEIDKQHYLKRKEWQAFIQEKIVHVVNDKSNSDLFAIIEIGTSNLKGVHPRQSIRGAVREACVLENINSQMLQTVKQKEKENSTDDASYTKATEGRVLNAVLDLTLRQTGALYGMPSEIYKVAGISEEIAQQLDVIGFCRIKKNNYIGNTPFQYAVAVRLSATGMVDVLLPNQKQWLPYSQSGLAIGKLFHQARKKDADSLDRVQMKGGHLVKFVADVLSQHLEHPTIALIEADVWRNEGSKDDRAWFQLKNEYLLAQRDILDFSHVTGHTTYQRDDEKFVNLLGVIRLRTNQETPQYVPNRETWNEDKETSDFTKLSGFIDKTVSELLHYFSVGRIPDTQKKTQHTTNNRELYKKDLGAANIAYKHQQMVEILPFFVHHDFQTEDKLKALCRVPHLLRTSPAFTRGNISRPYPMHLGIESIEDLLCILDLD, via the coding sequence ATGCCTAAAAAAAATAGCTCTCCTGTTGCTTTACCTGCTCGGATGGATTTAGCGATCGATTCTTTATCTGACATGAGAATTGTTGTCTTGAAGTTTCCCTTCTCTAAAGAAGTTCAGGATTTTTGTAGAGATATTCAACAAGTGTTACGTAGTAATGCTAAAGTTTATGCACCCTATCGTCAATTAAATAATGCAATCCTTGCTTGTACTTCTACATTGACTTATGGGTTTGAATCTTCAATGCCTATAGACTATATCCCTCAACGTCAGGCTTTAGCCGTTGGGAAATCGATGGAATCGATCGCAACACCAGCACAAATCTATCAGTTAATCTATATCTGGGCGAAAAATTGGACAACACAGTTTTTAAATAAACAAGCTAATAAAGATGAATTTCGATCTGTGTGCGATCGATTTCTAGCTGCGATCGAGAGAATTCCCTCAGATTGGCAATGGGAATATATTCAGCCCGAAACTTTAATTAAAGATATTAACACTCAAAATGGATTGGGCTATCAAGCTATTCCCAGTTTATTAGTAAGTTTATTGCACGAACAAACCTGTACTATTTCTTCTGGAGCTAGAGAGCAAACTATTGTATGGCGCAAAGTCCAAGGTGACGGTTCGACAAAAATAGGATTACACCTAGTCAGTCAACCATTCAAAGCAACTTATTATATTGATGATAGTGATGACGAAAAAGAAGGTTTTTTCGCTTATCGGTTAGATTTTTACTTACAGACTCAAGCTGGAAGACTCAACTCAGCAGGTCATCTCAAACCTTGGATATTTGTAAATCTTAGTTGTCAAAGATACGCTCACGAGCCTTTGGTGAAGAATAACCACGGTCGAGATATTTCGATTTTAATGGGTATGAACAAAGCCAGATTAGATGAATATCCGATCGATTCAACATTGGTTCGTTTAACTGTTGAAAATAATGCTAGTAAACCCTGGCAAGAACAATTGCCAGATGTGCTAACTGCATTCAAAGCAAGACCACTTGTTTCTCCAATTGATATTTTAAACGATCCAATTAAATTTGGTAATTTAGATTATATCGATAATTGGAAGCAAGATGAATACTATATCGTTCATGCTGAAGGTTATGGATATAGACAAGAAAGTCAAAAAGGAAGAGGACACGGACATTCCATTAAAACAGGCTTTAGTTTAAAAGAACGTGCCGATATTATTAATCAAATTATCCAATTACTAGATGGCATATTAATTCCAGATCGCTCGATGGAGTGCGATGTTCCTACCCCTAGCGGTAAAAAACTACCTTTAGCGATGAGCGACTATGAATCACATCGTACATCTTTAAACCCGTCCGAAATCAAAAAAAATGCTCAAACAGAAGGAGAAAAAGAAACCTATATCAAGGCAGAGCAAATTATTGTTGCAAGTGCTATTAAGCCATCGTTCGATAGAAAGCGCATATATATACTTATCATTTACCAAGAAAGGCATACCAGGGAATTAGTCCGTCAGCAGTTACACAAAGCCTTTTTGATTAAAGAGGATGATGATTTCCCTGCCCACATTAACGTAATAGATATTTTCATCGATAATTCTCATCTTCTAGAAAAATTAACCGTCTCTGGATTGCCGTCCATAAACAAAGACTTCGACAAAGAAATCGACAAGCAACACTATTTAAAACGTAAAGAGTGGCAAGCTTTTATTCAAGAGAAGATAGTTCATGTAGTAAATGACAAAAGCAACTCCGATCTTTTTGCTATTATTGAAATTGGAACGAGTAACTTAAAGGGAGTACATCCTCGACAAAGTATTCGAGGAGCAGTCAGAGAAGCTTGTGTATTAGAGAATATCAATTCTCAAATGTTGCAAACAGTCAAACAGAAAGAGAAAGAAAATTCAACAGATGATGCATCTTATACCAAAGCAACTGAGGGGAGAGTATTAAATGCCGTATTAGATTTAACCTTACGTCAGACAGGCGCATTGTATGGAATGCCATCAGAAATTTATAAAGTTGCAGGAATATCAGAAGAAATTGCTCAACAATTAGATGTAATTGGCTTCTGCCGAATCAAAAAAAACAACTATATCGGTAATACACCATTTCAATATGCAGTTGCCGTTCGGCTGAGTGCAACAGGGATGGTAGATGTGTTACTCCCTAATCAAAAACAATGGCTTCCTTATTCACAATCCGGACTAGCTATCGGTAAGTTGTTTCATCAGGCACGAAAAAAAGATGCAGATAGTCTCGATCGAGTTCAAATGAAAGGCGGACACTTAGTAAAGTTTGTAGCTGACGTTTTAAGCCAACATCTCGAACATCCGACGATCGCTCTAATTGAAGCCGATGTTTGGCGGAATGAAGGTAGCAAAGACGATCGAGCGTGGTTTCAACTTAAGAATGAATATTTACTAGCACAACGAGATATTCTAGACTTTAGTCATGTAACTGGTCATACCACATATCAGAGAGACGATGAAAAATTCGTAAATTTACTAGGTGTAATTCGCCTTCGCACCAACCAAGAAACTCCGCAGTATGTACCTAATCGAGAAACTTGGAACGAAGATAAAGAGACTTCAGATTTTACAAAGTTAAGCGGATTTATAGACAAAACAGTCTCAGAACTATTGCATTACTTTTCTGTAGGGCGAATACCAGATACCCAGAAAAAGACACAACATACAACTAATAACAGAGAATTGTATAAAAAAGACCTAGGTGCTGCCAATATTGCCTATAAACACCAGCAAATGGTCGAAATATTACCATTCTTTGTTCATCACGATTTTCAAACAGAAGACAAGCTCAAAGCACTGTGCCGAGTACCACATTTGCTAAGAACTTCTCCCGCATTCACGAGAGGAAATATCAGTCGTCCATACCCGATGCACTTGGGAATAGAATCGATCGAAGATTTACTATGTATTTTGGATTTGGACTAA
- a CDS encoding helix-turn-helix domain-containing protein encodes MANYLDMDKLANLVRNKRLTRGLRETAKEIGNVSPSTISRVENGKTPDMETFLALCDWLEVPAAELIKNTEDEKAPNTPEAITIHLRADRNLDPAIANALASLVTAAYKDLSQTKNEVAIDRIQDKE; translated from the coding sequence ATGGCAAATTATTTAGATATGGATAAATTGGCTAATCTAGTGCGGAATAAGCGTCTGACACGCGGATTGCGAGAAACAGCCAAAGAAATTGGCAATGTCAGTCCTTCTACTATCTCCCGCGTTGAAAATGGCAAAACTCCAGATATGGAGACTTTTTTAGCTTTATGCGATTGGTTGGAAGTACCAGCAGCAGAGCTAATTAAAAATACCGAAGACGAAAAAGCTCCCAATACGCCTGAAGCGATTACGATTCATTTACGAGCCGATCGTAATCTCGATCCAGCGATCGCTAATGCTTTAGCATCATTAGTTACAGCAGCATATAAAGATCTATCTCAAACTAAAAATGAGGTAGCCATCGATCGAATTCAAGATAAGGAGTAG
- a CDS encoding ImmA/IrrE family metallo-endopeptidase, with the protein MGLITSLSTENRQRLEGIASEKFHQLGLKVYQPLLTSVLAQDLKATIHTPETLPDAEIEQVKLLSNSNNWSAVIIRKNPLVIVHNSRHAITRQNSNLMHEFAHIILKHEMVPYDPSTGLPQRRQQDEDEAVYLGGCLQIPRRGLLWAIQKKMTIDRIALHFNASQDMVQFRMNVIG; encoded by the coding sequence GTGGGATTGATAACTAGCTTATCGACCGAGAATAGGCAGAGATTAGAAGGGATCGCTAGCGAAAAATTTCACCAGTTGGGTTTAAAAGTTTATCAGCCATTGCTGACGAGCGTTTTGGCGCAAGATTTAAAAGCAACAATTCACACGCCAGAAACACTTCCAGATGCAGAGATAGAGCAAGTCAAACTTTTAAGTAATAGCAATAATTGGTCAGCAGTAATTATCCGTAAAAATCCGCTTGTGATAGTTCATAATTCTCGTCATGCTATTACTAGACAAAATTCTAATTTGATGCATGAATTCGCCCATATCATCCTCAAGCATGAAATGGTTCCTTACGATCCTAGCACTGGATTACCTCAACGTCGGCAACAAGACGAAGATGAAGCAGTATATTTGGGTGGGTGTTTGCAGATTCCCAGACGTGGTTTATTGTGGGCAATTCAAAAAAAGATGACCATCGATCGAATTGCCTTACACTTTAATGCGAGTCAGGACATGGTGCAATTTCGGATGAATGTTATTGGATAG